The genomic segment CTCCATCGTCCGACCGGATAACGGCGCGTTCTACCAGGTTCTGAAGCTCTCGTACGTTGCCCGGCCAATCGTATGCCGCGAATGCATTCAATGTTGATTGTGGGACTTCCTCAATCCGCTTACCCATGCGCCTCGAAAATACATCCACAAAGTGCATGACCAGTTCGCGTATGTCATCCCGGCGTTGTCGCAGAGGCGGGATAGAGATTGGAAAGACGTTTAGCCGGTAATAAAGGTCGCTACGGAACTCGTTGCGCGCAACCATCTGGGACAAATCGCGATGGGTGGCGGCGACAAGGCGGACATTGATTCGATGTGTACGTCCGCTCCCAAGTCGCTCGAACTCTTGTTCCTGTATGACGCGTAAGAGCTTTGGCTGGAGGGCTAGGGGGAGATCACCTATTTCGTCCAGGAAGAGTGTGCCGGTATCTGCCATTTCGAAGCGGCCCACCCTGTGTGCGACAGCGCCGGTAAATGCACCTCTTTCGTGCCCAAACAGTTCACTCTCCAACAGATCAAAGGGGATTGCGGCGCAGTTTAGCTTTACGAATGGGCATCCGCAGCGTGTGCTCACGTTGTGAATCGCGCGCGCGATCAACTCCTTGCCGGTCCCTGTTTCTCCAAGGATCAGCACCGTGGAACCCGTCGGCGCAACGCGCTCAACTTCCGCGAGAACCGATTCCAGAGCCGCACTTGTGCCCACTATCTGGGCAAATTCCTGGTCTCTTTCCTCTTGCTGACGAGGCTGAGGTTTTCCGGTGGACGAGCCCACAAAGACCTCCAACAGAGACTGAGCCGGGGAAAGGCATCAGCCTTCAACTTGCTAGGGCTGCACGAACGGATTCAAGTAGAGCTTCACCGTCAAAAGGCTTAGTGAAAAATTTGACTGCGCCGGCGCGCATTGCCTGCATTCGCATCTTTTCGTCGCCGTGTGCGGTAATGAAGATGGTCGGGATTGGGCAGCGATCAGAGTTCAGCTTGGATTGAAGCTCAAGCCCAGACATACCTGGCATTCTGATATCAGTGATGAGACAGCCAGTGTCGTGTTGCCGGCCAGAGTTCAGGAAGGCTTCGGCAGAGTCAAACGCCTGTACCAAGAGACCTGCCGATTTGAGCAAACGCTGCACGGCGATTCGATACGATTCGTCGTCTTCGATTACGGCCACCATTTTGTCCCTG from the Occallatibacter riparius genome contains:
- a CDS encoding sigma-54 interaction domain-containing protein; its protein translation is MGSSTGKPQPRQQEERDQEFAQIVGTSAALESVLAEVERVAPTGSTVLILGETGTGKELIARAIHNVSTRCGCPFVKLNCAAIPFDLLESELFGHERGAFTGAVAHRVGRFEMADTGTLFLDEIGDLPLALQPKLLRVIQEQEFERLGSGRTHRINVRLVAATHRDLSQMVARNEFRSDLYYRLNVFPISIPPLRQRRDDIRELVMHFVDVFSRRMGKRIEEVPQSTLNAFAAYDWPGNVRELQNLVERAVIRSDDGVLPNPLSPAEVAMGSAPKLGAIEVSRRRTKPGALPDRAYLDSLEDIQRQHILRVLDRTGWLISGPNGAGAILNIHPNTLRSLMDRLGIRNNTSHSSLNSAQSPCHARSGNAKRTRSESDACTE
- a CDS encoding response regulator transcription factor, with the translated sequence MAMESRDKMVAVIEDDESYRIAVQRLLKSAGLLVQAFDSAEAFLNSGRQHDTGCLITDIRMPGMSGLELQSKLNSDRCPIPTIFITAHGDEKMRMQAMRAGAVKFFTKPFDGEALLESVRAALAS